A stretch of the Archangium violaceum genome encodes the following:
- a CDS encoding anti-sigma factor family protein codes for MAGNPACERFVPLLSPYIDGEVSPAERVNVERHLAACRDCASRAADLRAESALLRVGLEMAVDEVDFKDFTQRVMARVTPERPPLLERLRISFSEMFLYHRTAMVSSLATAAVLVLVLVPLLASQNDAPMGYGADRMRVRAVRASEGAKVAPVVLESDDGNTIIWMMDQDSQPAHDASSAQPQGRPDDDSDELDGEPVKKKKDPAQQVDPPKGGEL; via the coding sequence ATGGCCGGAAATCCCGCGTGCGAGCGCTTCGTCCCACTGCTGTCTCCCTATATCGACGGGGAAGTGTCCCCCGCCGAGCGCGTCAACGTCGAGCGTCACCTGGCCGCCTGCCGTGACTGCGCCAGCCGGGCGGCGGATCTGCGCGCCGAGTCCGCGCTGCTGCGCGTGGGGCTCGAGATGGCGGTGGACGAGGTGGACTTCAAGGACTTCACCCAGCGCGTCATGGCCCGGGTGACGCCCGAGCGTCCGCCCCTGCTCGAGCGGCTGCGCATCTCGTTCTCCGAGATGTTCCTCTACCACCGCACCGCCATGGTCTCCTCGCTGGCCACGGCGGCCGTGCTGGTGCTGGTCCTCGTGCCGCTCCTGGCGAGCCAGAACGACGCGCCCATGGGCTACGGCGCCGACCGGATGCGGGTGCGCGCCGTCCGGGCCTCCGAGGGCGCCAAGGTGGCTCCGGTGGTGCTCGAGTCCGATGATGGCAACACCATCATCTGGATGATGGACCAGGACTCGCAGCCGGCGCACGATGCCTCGTCGGCCCAGCCCCAGGGCAGGCCCGACGACGACTCGGACGAGCTGGACGGGGAGCCGGTGAAGAAGAAGAAGGACCCGGCCCAGCAGGTCGATCCCCCCAAGGGAGGAGAGCTGTGA
- a CDS encoding RNA polymerase sigma factor, with the protein MATDDLTLVKRVRDGDQRAFKLLVERYQRKVYAVALGMLKDKEEAMDVSQEAFVKVYKYLDHFKGDSSFYTWLYRITVNICIDVMRRKGASGGETEEFDESVATDLSEARIGALGSRLGTNPQKSALRRELAEKIQEALAAVPEKHRAILLLREIEGMSYEDLSRTLEIPKGTVMSRLFHARAKVQKILSEYLELDEAKSGVGSE; encoded by the coding sequence TTGGCCACCGACGATCTCACTCTCGTCAAGCGCGTTCGTGATGGAGACCAGCGCGCCTTCAAGCTCCTCGTCGAGCGATACCAACGCAAGGTGTATGCCGTCGCGCTGGGAATGCTCAAGGACAAGGAAGAGGCGATGGACGTCTCGCAGGAGGCGTTCGTCAAGGTCTACAAGTACCTCGACCACTTCAAGGGCGACTCGTCCTTCTACACCTGGCTCTACCGCATCACCGTCAATATCTGTATCGACGTGATGCGTCGGAAGGGAGCTTCTGGCGGCGAGACCGAGGAGTTCGACGAGTCCGTCGCCACCGATCTGTCCGAGGCCCGTATCGGCGCGCTCGGCAGCCGGTTGGGCACCAACCCCCAGAAGAGCGCCCTGCGCCGCGAATTGGCGGAGAAAATCCAGGAGGCCCTCGCGGCCGTTCCTGAGAAACACCGCGCCATCCTCCTGCTGCGCGAGATCGAGGGCATGAGCTACGAGGATCTCTCCCGAACGCTGGAAATTCCCAAGGGAACGGTGATGAGCCGGCTCTTCCACGCGCGGGCCAAGGTGCAGAAAATCCTCAGTGAATACCTGGAGTTGGACGAGGCCAAGAGCGGGGTGGGCAGTGAGTGA